Sequence from the Piscinibacter sp. HJYY11 genome:
AAGACGCAGGACCCTGGGCTGGTTTGGTTGCGTGGACTCTTACGGCGCGCGGTGCAGCGCATGGATGCGTCGCTGGCCTAACCTAGGAAAAACATTCGACTCATGTTCGAGCGGCCTTTTCCCGTTTCGATCGGGAGCCGCATGCTGTCAGCGATTTCTTCACCGGTCACGTCGTCCTCCACGCTCTCTTTGCCCTCAAAGGCCTCGACCATGTGAAGACGGCGGACGCAGCCGGCGTCGGGATGGGAACGTCCGCCAAGGGTTTGAAGGTGGTCAGGGGCGACGTGGACATGGTCGCTTGGGGATGCCGGCTACAGACTGGGTGCTGCCAATCGAGTTCAGGCCACGAGTGACCGGTAAGACTCAGACCGGTCATCCGCATCCCAACTGGTTGAATGTGACCGCTACTCATGCTTAACCGGTCAGCTGAGCGTGGCCAACCGAAGACGGGTGCGCACGGACGACTGTTTTCTTGGTCACGATCGGCCGAATGCGACCCGCGGCGGACGTTCGTCCTTCGCAAGAGCAGCCACTCAGGCTGCTCAGTTCTCCGCTCAGAAAGCCTGACCTTTCGAAGCCTCTCCGTGCAGCCACGCGAGGAACGCTTCGACAGGCGGCCGCTTCGCATGCCGCGCCGGGTACACCGCGAAGTGCGCTTTCACCCGCACTGCCTTTTCAAGCCCGAACACGGGCCGGAGCTTTTGCTCGACGATGTGCCGCCCGGCAATCGTGGTGCTCTCTAGCGCAACACCGAGGCCTTGGGTTGCAGCGTCCAATGACATCTGCGCTCGGTCGAAGCGCACGGCGAATCGTTCCGGTGCGCGCTTGTCGGTGAACGCTGCGAACCAGTCGGACCATTGAACGACGCTGACGTTGCTCTGGATCAGCTTGACGGCCAGGAGATGCTCCGGTCGCTTCAGTCGATGCTCCCGGATGAAGGCTGGGCTTGCGAGCGGGACGATGCGCTCCTCGAACAAGGGCTCCACAACAACATTCGGCCAGTTCGGTACGCCATAGCGAAGATCGATGTCGACCTGCCCCAGCGCGAAGTCGCTGTGCGTGTGCGCGGCCGACAGGTTGAGCGCGATGTCGGGATAGGCCAGGGCAAACGACTGCAGGCGCGACATCAACCAGAGGCTGGCCAGGCTCGGAGCCGCGTGGACGTACAGGCTATTGCTGACGCCCTGCCTGAGGTCTTCTGACGCCGCCGCGATGGCGGACAAGGCGCCACCGATTCTCGACAGGTAAGTCTCGCCCGCCGCGCTGATTCGCACTCCGTGCGCACTTCGCTCAAACAGCCGCACACCAAGGTGTGATTCCAGCCGCGCGACCTGGTGGCTGACTGCAGAGGCTGTGAGGTGCAGCTCGGCCGCGGCGAGCGCAAAGCTGCGCCGCCGCGCCACGGCTTCGAAAGCCTGGAGGTTGGTGACGGGTGGGAGAGAAGCCATCGGGTCAACCCTGCCGTTAGATGACAGAACGTCATCTTAGGGTGAGAAAGCATCCCTTGTCATCATGCCCGTCGGCGCCGAATATTCACTCAAGAACAACGGGAGACAAGCCACGGCAACCAGCCGTGGCACCCGCAGAGGGTCACCAAGCCCCAGGGTTCGGCACCGCCGGCCTTGTCTTCGGTGTTCGCCTCGATCACTCACTCCACTGGAGACGAAAGACATGCTGCTCAAAGACAAAGTTGCCGTCATCACCGGCGGCGCCGGACTCAACGGACTCGGCTTCGCTACCGCACGCCTGATGGCGGCCCAGGGCGCCCACGTCGTCCTGCTCGACCTTGCTCGCGCCGAGCCTGCCGCCGCAGCGGCACAGCTGGGCAGCGGTCACCTCGGCCTCGTCGCCGATGTGACCGACAAGACCTCGTGCGATGCCGCCGCCGCTGCCGTGCTGAAGGCCTTCGGGCGCATCGACATCCTGGTCAACAACGCCGGCATCACGCAGCCGGTCAAGACGCTGGAGATCACCGGCGCCGACTACGACCGCATCCTCGATGTCAGCCTGCGCGGCACCTTGTACATGTCGCAGGCCGTGCTGCCAGCGATGCGCACGCAGCAGGCAGGTTCGATTGTTTGCATCTCCTCCGTCTCGGCCCAACGTGGCGGCGGCATTTTCGGCGGGCCGCACTACTCGGCAGCGAAGGCTGGCGTGCTCGGCCTAGCGCGTGCGATGGCGCGCGAGTTCGGCGTTGAAGGCATTCGCATCAACTGCATCACGCCGGGCCTGATTGAGACCGACATCACGCAGGGCAAGCTGACACCCGAGCGCAAGAAGGAGATCTCAGAAACGATCCCGCTGGCGCGCCTGGGCCGCGCGAGCGATGTGGCGGGCGCCTGCGTTTTCCTCGCGAGCGACCTGTCCGCCTATTGCACCGGCATCACGCTCGACGTGAACGGCGGCATGTTGATTCACTGACAAGGCGCCCACCGAGACGCCGCCCCACCCCAACGGAGACATACGACCATGCAACACAAGACCCTCACCCGTGCCCTGATTGCCCTTGCCGCCGCCGCGCTGCTCGTTCCGATTGCCGTTCAGGCGCAGTCGGTCAAGCTGACGCTCGGCCACGGCGCCGCGCCTGGCAACCCGCGCCACGAAGCCGCCGTGAAGTTCGCCGAAGTCGCCAAGGCCAGGAGCGCGGGTCGCATCGACGTGCAGGTGGCCCCCTCGGCGCAGCTCGGCGACGACGCCGCGATGGTGACGGCGCTGCGCACTGGCGCGCTCGACCTGTCTGCCAATTCGCAAGGTGCTATCGCCAACTCGGTGCCCGAGTACGCGGCCTTTGGCATGCCTTTCCTGTTCACCACGTCGGCCCAGGCCTTCAAGCTGCTCGACGGCCCTCTCGGCAAGGAGCTTGCCGACAAGTCGGCCGAGAAGGGCATGGTCGTGCTCGGCTACTGGGACAACGGCATCCGCCACATGACCAATGGCAAGCGGCCGATCACCAAGGTCGAGGACATGAAGGGCCTGAAGATGCGCACGCCGCCCGACGCGGTGCTGGTCGACATCATGCAGGCGCTTGGTGCCGAGGCCCAGCAGATCAAGTTCGCCGAGCTGTACGTGGCGCTGCAGCAGGGTGTGGTCGACGGTCAGGAGAACCCGCTCGCCAACATCCACGCCAGCAAGCTCTACGAAGTGCAGAAGCACCTGGCGCTCACCAGCCACATGTTCCAGATGACACCGTTCGTGATGAGCAAGCGCAGCTGGGACAAGCTGTCCGTGGCCGACCGCAAGGCCGTCACGGAGGCGGCTGCCGAGGCGACCGTGCTGCAGCGCCGGCTGTCGCAGGAGTCTGACGACAAGGTGCTCGCCGACCTGAAGGCCAAGGGCGTGCAAGTGACCACGCCAGACAAGGCGGCGTTCGCGAAGGCCACCGCCAACGTGGACGCCAAGTGGGCGGCCGGCCCGATCGGCCCGTACGTCAAGAAGGTCATTGCCGCTGCACGCGGCCTGTGATCGACGACTGAAACACCCCGGGGTGCCGCGGATGGCACCCAAGGAGACACCCATGATCGATACCAAACACAGCCTCGTCGAGCGCGGCGTGGTGGGCCTGTGCCGCGTGGTGCTGTGGCTGTCCACCGGCGTGATCTTCGTCATCCTGGTGGCCAACACCGTGCTGCGCTACATCACAGGCTCCAGCCTGCAATGGGCCAACGAAGTGCCCGAGCTGCTGTTCCCCTGGCTGGTGATGGCCGGCATCGTGCTGGCCGCCGTGCACGGCGCGCACATCACGACCACCTTTCTGATGGAGGCGCTGCCTGCACGGGCGCGGCGCATCGTGACGGTGTCGGGGTGGCTGCTGGTCGCGGGCCTGTACGGCACCCTGAGCGTGGCGACGCTGCGCATGCTCGAAGTCGTGCACGACGAGAAATCACCCATCCTGCAGTTGCCCGGCTCCATCACCTATGCCTGCGTGATGGTCGGCATGTCACTGCTGGCGGTGCTGGCCCTGCAGTCGGCCTGGCAGGCCACATTTGCAGAACCCGCCACGAGCCACGACGCCGAGCCGCGCGTGCCGGCGGCCCATTGGTGAGCCCAAGGCTCCCTCGGAGAACACCATGAGCGCCCTCATCCTCGCTGTATTTCTCGTCGCCGCCGTGGCGGCCATCCCGATCGCCCACGCCTTGCTGCTGGCCGCGATGACCGCCGCCGCAACCTCCGACAAGGTTCCGCTCGACCTGCTGGTGCAGCAGATGGTCGCCCAGGTGCAGAGCTTTCCGCTGATCGCCATCCCGTTCTTCATGCTGACCGGCACGCTGATGATGGGTGGCAAGCTCGGCGAGGCGCTGGTCGGCGTGCTGTCGGCCCTGATCGGCCGCTTCCATGGCGGCCCTGCGCAGGTCGGCGTGCTGTCGTCGACGCTGTTCGGTGGCGTGTCCGGCTCGGCCGTGGCCGACGCCTCGGCCATCGGCTCGCTGCTGATCCCGTGGCACAAGCGCCTGGGCTACCCGGCGGCCTTCTCGGCGGCCACGCTGGCGGCCGCCGCGACGATCGACATCCTGATCCCTCCGTCGATCCCGCTGATCCTGTTCGCGTTGAGCGCGAACGCGTCGATCGCTTCGCTCTTCGTCGCCGGCGTGTTGCCTGGCCTGCTGATGTGCGGCGGATTCATGGCGGCCTGCTGGTGGGTCGGACGGCGGCGCAACTTCCCGCGCGACACCTCGCGCTTCGACGGCGTCGCGTTCCGCAGGCACTTGGCCTACGCCAGCCCGGCCGTCGTGCTGCCGGTGCTGATCATCATCTTCCTGCGCTTCGGCATCGCCACGCCCACCGAGGTGGCCGTGCTCTCGACGCTGTATGCCGGGCTGGTCTCGGCGGTGATCTACCGCGACCTCGGCTGGAAGCGCCTGAACGACGCCATCGTCCATGCCGGTCTGGCCACGGGTGTCGTCCTGCTCGTCATCATGGCGTCGGCTGCGATCGGCTGGCTGCTCACCTTCGACCAGATGCCGCAGGGCATTGCGCAGTGGGTGCAGGAGAACGTGCATGCGAAGTGGCTGGTGATCCTGCTGATGAACCTGCTGATGCTGGCGCTCGGCATGTTCATCGACCTGCCCGCCGCAGTGCTCTTGCTGACCCCGGTGTTCGTCCCTCTGGCCAACAGCATCGGCATGGACATGACCCAGCTGGGCGTGATGATGGTCGTGAACCTGGCCATCGGCCTGTACACGCCGCCGGTGGGCACCACGCTCTTCATCACGAGCGCGCTGGCCAAGGTGAAGGTCGGCCAGACGGTGCGCGAGCTGGGCCCCTTCTACCTGGTGGCCTTCGGCGTACTTGCCCTCGTGTCCTACGTGCCCGCCAGCATCCTGCGCTGAACCCCGCCCCTTTCCGCTTTCCAGGAGATTCCCATGACAGAGACCACCATGACCATGCTCGCCGACTTGGCGCAGTGTGCCTATCGCATCCGCCGGTACGCCCTCCGCATGGCCGAGGTGCAGGGCCAGGGCTACATCGGCCAGGCCCTCGGCTGGGCCGACGTGCTGGCCGTTGCCTATGGCCACGCGCTCAACTACCGCGCCGAGGACCCGCAGTGGGAAGGCCGCGACCGCTTCCTGCTCTCGCACGGCCACTACGCCATCGCCTTCTACGCCGCGCTCATCGAAGCCGGCATCGTGCCCGAGAGCGAGCTCGAGACCTATGGCAGCGACGACAGCCGCCTGCCCATGTCGGGCATGGCGACTTACACGCCCGGGATGGAGATCTCGGGCGGCTCGCTCGGCCAAGGCCTGCCCATCGCCGTGGGCATGGCGCTGGGCCTGCGGCACAAGAAGAACCCGGCCTTCGTCTACAACTCGATGTCCGACGGCGAGCTCGACGAGGGCTCGACCTGGGAGGCGGCCATGGGTGCAGCGCACCACCGCCTGGCCAACCTGATCTGCATGGTCGACATCAACAACCAGCAGGCCGATGGCCCGTCGAACAAGGTCCTCGGCTTCGAGCCGCTGGCCGACAAATGGGCGGCGTTCGGCTGGCATGTGCAGCGCGTCAAGGGCAACGACCTGCCGGCCGTGCTGAAGGCCTTCGACGTCGCGCGCGCGTTGAAGGAGGACAAGCCCCGCGTGATTCTCTTCGACACGCTGATGGGCAAGGGTGTGCCCTTCCTCGAGCAGCGCGAGAAGAACCATTTCATCCGCGTCGACCCACCGGAGTGGCAGCAGGCCCTCCAGATCCTCGACCAAGCCCAGACCGAAGGAGCATCCGCATGAATGCCGTCACCGAGAAGAAACCGCGCCTCACCACCTCGGCGATGATCGCCTCGATCGCCGCCGAAGGGCAGCGCGTGAAGGCCGCGCCGTTCGGCAAGGCGCTGGTCGAGCTGGCCGCCGACCGGCCCGAGATCGTCGGGCTGACGGCCGACCTGGCCAAGTACACCGACCTGCATCTCTTCGCGCAGGCCTACCCCGATCGCTTTTATCAGATGGGCATGGCCGAGCAGCTGCTCATGGCCGCGGCGGGTGGCATGGCCAAGGAGGGGCTGATTCCCTTTGCGACCACCTACGCAGTCTTCGGCACCCGGCGGGCCTACGACTTCATCCACCAGGTGATTGCCGAGGAGAACCTGAACGTCAAGCTCTGCTGCGCGCTCCCAGGCCTGACCACGGGGTACGGCCCCAGCCACCAGGCCACCGAAGACATCGCCATGATGCGCGGCATCCCGGGGCTGACCATCGTCGACCCCTGTGACGCGCTCGAACTGGAACAGGCGGTGCCGCAGATCGCCGCGCACA
This genomic interval carries:
- a CDS encoding LysR substrate-binding domain-containing protein, whose product is MASLPPVTNLQAFEAVARRRSFALAAAELHLTASAVSHQVARLESHLGVRLFERSAHGVRISAAGETYLSRIGGALSAIAAASEDLRQGVSNSLYVHAAPSLASLWLMSRLQSFALAYPDIALNLSAAHTHSDFALGQVDIDLRYGVPNWPNVVVEPLFEERIVPLASPAFIREHRLKRPEHLLAVKLIQSNVSVVQWSDWFAAFTDKRAPERFAVRFDRAQMSLDAATQGLGVALESTTIAGRHIVEQKLRPVFGLEKAVRVKAHFAVYPARHAKRPPVEAFLAWLHGEASKGQAF
- a CDS encoding SDR family NAD(P)-dependent oxidoreductase produces the protein MLLKDKVAVITGGAGLNGLGFATARLMAAQGAHVVLLDLARAEPAAAAAQLGSGHLGLVADVTDKTSCDAAAAAVLKAFGRIDILVNNAGITQPVKTLEITGADYDRILDVSLRGTLYMSQAVLPAMRTQQAGSIVCISSVSAQRGGGIFGGPHYSAAKAGVLGLARAMAREFGVEGIRINCITPGLIETDITQGKLTPERKKEISETIPLARLGRASDVAGACVFLASDLSAYCTGITLDVNGGMLIH
- a CDS encoding TRAP transporter substrate-binding protein, translating into MQHKTLTRALIALAAAALLVPIAVQAQSVKLTLGHGAAPGNPRHEAAVKFAEVAKARSAGRIDVQVAPSAQLGDDAAMVTALRTGALDLSANSQGAIANSVPEYAAFGMPFLFTTSAQAFKLLDGPLGKELADKSAEKGMVVLGYWDNGIRHMTNGKRPITKVEDMKGLKMRTPPDAVLVDIMQALGAEAQQIKFAELYVALQQGVVDGQENPLANIHASKLYEVQKHLALTSHMFQMTPFVMSKRSWDKLSVADRKAVTEAAAEATVLQRRLSQESDDKVLADLKAKGVQVTTPDKAAFAKATANVDAKWAAGPIGPYVKKVIAAARGL
- a CDS encoding TRAP transporter small permease; the protein is MIDTKHSLVERGVVGLCRVVLWLSTGVIFVILVANTVLRYITGSSLQWANEVPELLFPWLVMAGIVLAAVHGAHITTTFLMEALPARARRIVTVSGWLLVAGLYGTLSVATLRMLEVVHDEKSPILQLPGSITYACVMVGMSLLAVLALQSAWQATFAEPATSHDAEPRVPAAHW
- a CDS encoding TRAP transporter large permease; protein product: MSALILAVFLVAAVAAIPIAHALLLAAMTAAATSDKVPLDLLVQQMVAQVQSFPLIAIPFFMLTGTLMMGGKLGEALVGVLSALIGRFHGGPAQVGVLSSTLFGGVSGSAVADASAIGSLLIPWHKRLGYPAAFSAATLAAAATIDILIPPSIPLILFALSANASIASLFVAGVLPGLLMCGGFMAACWWVGRRRNFPRDTSRFDGVAFRRHLAYASPAVVLPVLIIIFLRFGIATPTEVAVLSTLYAGLVSAVIYRDLGWKRLNDAIVHAGLATGVVLLVIMASAAIGWLLTFDQMPQGIAQWVQENVHAKWLVILLMNLLMLALGMFIDLPAAVLLLTPVFVPLANSIGMDMTQLGVMMVVNLAIGLYTPPVGTTLFITSALAKVKVGQTVRELGPFYLVAFGVLALVSYVPASILR
- a CDS encoding transketolase; translation: MTETTMTMLADLAQCAYRIRRYALRMAEVQGQGYIGQALGWADVLAVAYGHALNYRAEDPQWEGRDRFLLSHGHYAIAFYAALIEAGIVPESELETYGSDDSRLPMSGMATYTPGMEISGGSLGQGLPIAVGMALGLRHKKNPAFVYNSMSDGELDEGSTWEAAMGAAHHRLANLICMVDINNQQADGPSNKVLGFEPLADKWAAFGWHVQRVKGNDLPAVLKAFDVARALKEDKPRVILFDTLMGKGVPFLEQREKNHFIRVDPPEWQQALQILDQAQTEGASA
- a CDS encoding transketolase family protein; protein product: MNAVTEKKPRLTTSAMIASIAAEGQRVKAAPFGKALVELAADRPEIVGLTADLAKYTDLHLFAQAYPDRFYQMGMAEQLLMAAAGGMAKEGLIPFATTYAVFGTRRAYDFIHQVIAEENLNVKLCCALPGLTTGYGPSHQATEDIAMMRGIPGLTIVDPCDALELEQAVPQIAAHRGPVYMRLARGNVPLVLDEYDYKFELGKAKLLRDGNEVLVVSSGFMTMRALEVAQALQADNVGVAVLHCPTIKPLDEAAILEAVKYKHRLVVVAENHSVIGGLGETVATTLLRHKVQPAGFQLAGLPDTFLDAGALPTLHDKYGISRDALVARIKAWLA